The Cydia strobilella chromosome 7, ilCydStro3.1, whole genome shotgun sequence DNA segment TGTGTCTTGTCTTTTAGAAATAGTGTTGCATACAAAGaagcatttaaattaaaattagaatttacaaaatatacattttatgataaattattaCTGTACGGATCTTAAACAGATATAAAAACGGGtcacaatattattaaatagattttttaataacaaaacttccgtgagacacagacatattaaatatattaataacgggtcactcacgtattttaagtcaaaaaacgCCATGTCGACATGtatcactccgtaccgaggagtgtcatcaggagcttgcgttgacggtgacggttGCGGtgcatgtcgagcgtttttcgacttaaaatacgtgagtgacccgttagttatatatttaaatagatttttttaactatatccTTATTTATGCTTTGATGAGAGCTCTTAACCATCTAAGAttatattaatacttatttacaatacatatttaaatgtgATCGAATATTTAATTCTTCTGTGAGAATCATGTGTATTgggtaagtatatttataaaccCTCCATTGTTGGCAGTTAAGAGTTCCATCATAGCACGTGCAAAATTAACTACTTATGGACGAACGTGCAATAAAATACTCTTCCTTATTAaggcccctccagactatgtgcgtgaatcgcggcgcgacttcgcggagagaacatgtcgcgacgttgacgtatgactccacactcgcaaacttcacggcgatttcgcaatttggttcgcgccaagatggcggaaaagtatcagctgatcgagtttcaCTGCTaattatctatggcatcatacgtgatttagctatttttccattttgttttgttgtataaccgtaaaatatagccgctttatataatataattattttaattattatttatcttgccacatatgagtcaaaatagtgtgtaatgtggagtcttgccagttcgcgcttcgcgcctcctttgacgcgggctaataaaccgacaaaaaacggggaactaggcgcgaaggcgtgaacaatctgcgaaatcgacgccacacttacgttcgcggcttcgcgccgtgattcgcgcatgagtgtggagggccctttgtAATCTAAAGTGTTCCCACACCAACTAATCAACTGTTGTCAATACCTCAAACAAAGCCTAAATATCAAACAAgtcagtaaaataataatgcatCAAATTGTAAAGTGGGAGTGATGGACATGGGCAACTAATGCATTAGACTGTTATCGTCCTAGGTTATGGGGCTGAGATCTTCTACTGTGTAAAAGGAAAGATTTATCTTATCAAAGAGTTCCATCTCGATATCCAACAGATATTGAGGTGCTAATACTTTAGTTTTTTCCTTCTGAATATACAACAGTAGCTTATGTTTGACGGTTGATTAGTTAATCGACACTTTTATACTTTATCGTGGTACATCATATGAGCTATCATCACGACACAACACGGCTGCAAGGGGCCGGAGCTGGAGTCGTTTTTACACTATCGTCGACGCTATCGTCCAGGATTTAGTATAAAAGCGTCCAATGAAGAAACACATTAAATCGTCCCAAAAACACTAGATCACTGAGTAGGAGGGCGTGGCGACAACGTTGGTGCCTCGCACGGTGAGTGGCGTTCTTCTGTGTTATACTTGTATTCCCTGTCTCCGTGTTCAGGGCCCGGAGACGTACCACGGCCCTCTGTGACTGGGGCAGCTTCTAGAGGAGGTCCCGTGGGACCGAAGGACATGTTTTCGGAGTTGTACGCAACATCACCGGTACCGACGTATTCAGATGGTTGGTAGCCGTAGCTGTTTAAGCTGAAACAAAatcagatagatagatataatacTCTTCATCGGCACACCTCAAAAATCAGTTCATTATTGCTCATTCGTATTGCTGACCTGATAAATATCTACGAggatttaataattatgttaacagCGTAAGTTAGATGACCTATATACCGCCAACATGAAAATATCTaaaatcgttatctgcctctctatcgctcttacaTATATAACGAATTTCAATTTTTCTATGTTGGCTTAGGAACGCTGATATgataaccttaattaatttaattacaaggCTAAATTACAATTCTTTTGGTCATAATCAGAGATCGGCGGGGGTGAGCTATTTACCTTATAATTTGACATGCCTTATATTATAAGGCAAATTGCTCACCCCGCCGATCTCTGGTCATAATCATAGTCAGTTTAGTTTCAGATACTTAATTCGCTTACCTGTTAGGCCAATAGGAAATATCTTCAATGGGGTGGTGTGCGTACGGTGCATACGCATGCTGATAATAGGGCGAGTGCTGCGCTGGCGTCTCGTACTGGAAACAAGCAATTGCAACATcaattattgaaaataatttttttaaaggttgtctggaagagattgcTCTTTAAGAGATAAGGCCGCTTtttgtttacctctgtctttaataaataaataaataaaataaaaagcttttatttcaggcatttacccatattgcgtacaaaattaaatactacttaacaactaattgacactgtaaagaggtgccagtcatgttaaaaataaatctaaatctagttCAGTCATTTTCTGTTCTGATCCATGTGAACAGAAATCCAGCGCTTAAACACCGGACTCCTAATATCGTCAGAAACAGCCACAAGTATTTTGTTGTTGGAACAGCGCAGTCTCCTCCAGAACGAGGCAACGCGGGATCTAATTATCGCGAAAAAGTCGGGGACCCCCGCGTCCGCGAACatgcctgacgcgctgcagcacCGCGGCAGCCGCATAAGAGCTCGGAACGCGTCGTTTATGTATAATGTGtgttatcaagcgttgttggattttcaactttaagccttggtctttaaatcgaatttagtgtGCGTGCAGATTGAAGTGTtattttaacgcgcgttgaaaaagcgctcgtgagtatgAGGCCTTCTTAAGGTACATCCAGATCTCGTGAATGCACAACAAATGCGTCGTTTAAATACGGCTAAcgcaatacaaatacatatgcTGCATATGTTCCTACGAAATGTACGCTAGCAGTTACTGATCTTTTTGCAAACGGTTCGCAGGGTCCGCTCGAGAAGCGACCAGCATTAGTGATCGATTCGATCGAAACTTGGATGCAAGCTAATAGCTGCATCTTTATTGATTAACGATTGGTATAAAAAATTCGTCATCACATTTCACATCACATACTTTGTGTATGTGTTAGTGTAAGTGAACTTACTTGAAGTGGATATAACGGCTGTGGTTGTGTGGCAGGGGGCTGGTACTCCAGCGGCGCAGGGTATGGTGGCGTGCGATACGGTGATGAAGGGGGCGGAGGGGGGGAGCCCTGCGCTGGCCAGTAGCCGCTGCCGGACCAAGTGTAGCTGGCGGTGTTCGATGATGGAGTGCGCTCTGAGCTGCTGTAGGTTgctgaaattaaatataaacgaACGTTACTATGGtcctaaaataaatgcatatttttaagtaaatccGACCTAATTTAGAAAGAAGGCCTGAAGTAAGAGACTTTCAGAAGGGTGGCTGGCCGCCGGAAACGGAACGTTCGAAGCCCTATTGAAGTAGACAATCAACGATCATCAACCAACGACTAACCATATCAACCATCGACGTAAGTATTTCATTGAGTGAAATCGGAATATCTCTTACTAGTTTACCTGTTTACGAAATATCATGACTTACAAGGCGGTGACAGCGTCCGTGGCCGGGAGGGCGGCCGGGGCGGATATGGCGCAGGTCTTCGGGAAGCAGCGTTACTGCCGCCATACAAGGACTGCGATGCCACGAACCATCCGCTaactgtaacagacggacacgAACAGTTCAATGACTTTTATTTACTTCTACTTCAAATTTCTAGATTATTGCACTTATTGATTCCTGGCCTTATATGGCTCTTGCATACGACGACGcacattatttcattttaaccgAATACTTTCTACCGTAGCTTGGTGATCGTTGCAAGGAGTTGTGGTCTAGATAGGTACACGTTTTGGTATTGGAAGCGTGTGCTAGACGGTCGCTGACAAGCCTTCAGACCGTCTGACCTTGGTCTGACCttggtaatgtttgtatgaaattttgtggGAAACAACTGTCTACACGGTCCGTCCAGACCAATGCCACGCGGTCCGAGGGGCTTGTCGGCGACCGTCTAGTAAGGGCTTTATCCTTTACCTTTGTGGTCGACTCGACCACAGTAATGCCTCATTCGCACGAGCGCTATTTcgacgcgcgttaaaaaagcatTTGAATGAACCAAATGGATACATGTGTTTATTCACATTATGGCGGTGGCACTTTtaatcaagcgttgttggatttttgACTTTAAGCGTTGgccgttaaatcgaatttagcgtgcgggcggattcaagctttttttttaacgcgcgttgaaaaagcgctcgtgtgtgTGGCCTCTAACAGCACGATTTTATCGTCATCGTCAATCAAACTATTGTAGTTCAGTTAAaagcttataaataaaatattctcaTTTACAAATcttattttagaaattaaaGGATTATTTTAGAATATAATATGCTatgtagcgaaagttgggtatggcagaagaggcatcagagccaagtgaaacATCGTTAAACGAAGCGTTTGATTCATGTCCATGTTGGGGGCGGTGCTTTGGGGCATACTTACTATACGCTTTGTTTGGGGCGCGGCCAACATCAAAACTAAGGCTAAATCGTATAATGTGTAAAggcccatagaaaaaaaaagttgtctATGACAATGACAGAAACCTAATCTGTCATAATTGTCAAAGCAAACCGGTTGGAATTcttatttggatttgattttctCCTATTTGTATAATTCGGTATTGTTTGAATTTCAACATTCTGCTCTTAATATTTGTCTGTTGCCCTTACATTTGGCACTAAATAGTTACGCATTCTTGAACATAACTTATTTATTCCGACAATCCTTGTGAGTGTAAAGTACGATCTACTACTTTCTCCCAAAAAAATGAACATGGTAAATAGGTTCATGCAAGCCGATTCTAGTAACCTACCAGAAGTAAACACCTTGATGATTCTTGAATATGTTACGAGCAGCAACAAGCACAGTATTGATGAAATAAGAGACGTGAAAAGATTGGCGTAAGTTACTTACAAATTGCATTAAAATTGCGACTGACTATTTGTGTGTACCAAGTTCGTTAAatagcttttttattttttagggcaTCAGACGAACATTATGTTATAGATGCTGTAGGATTTGTGCAGCTAAAAAACAATGGCACTGAATGCCTTGTTAAGGCCAAAGTTGCTTCAGAAGAGGAGGGTGAAGTTAAATATTACACTGTGTCTGTTCATGTAAATGAAAATACCATTACTGACAGTTCATGTGATTGCCATCCTGAATTAGCAGGTAACTATTTAAACACTTAATGTACTGCCACAAACTAAGTGGTGTTTTAGAGTCATAGACAATATCCAAAACTTCTAAGTCCCAGGGACGCAAgacttttcatacatttggtatTACGCGTGCGATAATGCTCCCATGGGACTTAGAGGTATATTTTCTGCGCACTCAATTTTGTGTCTGTGGACAGACTAactgttatttattaaatgcttcTAGGAGGATGTAAACACACTTTGTTATTCATGTGTTGGCTGGAAGAGAAATCATCATTACCTGAAAGCGCTCCAGTGCAATGTTTTTGGCATAAACCCCTATTGGGAACTAATTGTTCACTGCTTGCCAAGGACGTATTTAATTTCTAAAGAGCGCTCAACATCTTTACCTATTGCAGAATGTAAGAAAAGAAACTTTACAAACACTATTTTAAACCATTCACCACAACTATAAATCAGAGATGCACCAGATATTTGGTTACTATCCAGTATCCAGCCCATCTGGCCCGGTTAGATACCAGATAGTCACATACTAACTGGCTGGATACTGGATAGTAACTTtgcttgatttcggagtaaacaaaTTGGTTTAAGAAACAGTCACAGTCATACTGTACtccttttttgttttaaaaaaatttaaacattccACTCACTTGCACGCGCACTCATTTCGAACCTAGAAATGAGCCCGCGCTAACATTCACTACGAAACAGGTCAAAACCTGCACAATGCGCCCCTGAAAAaccgaaatgtaggtatagttccgcaggccgaatattcggcggccgGATACCGAAGGTTCAACCATTGGTTaggccgaacatccggtatatgccaaacaactatccgttgcatctctactATACATGTTATTGGTCAGACTATCTGTTATTTTTCTGGTTTTAGGAGGATGCAAACACACTTTTTTGTTCCTGTTTTGGTTGAAAAATAAATCATCCATACCGGAAAGAGCTTCAGTGCAATGTTTTTGGCATAAGCCTCTATTGGGAACTAATTGTTCATTGCTTGCTAAGgacatttttaaattcaaatcaaAAAGGAGTGCCGTGGAACCGCAACCAAGAAACCCTGATGTGCTCAAGAACTTTATTGAAGAATGTAAGAAAAGGAACATTACAAACTCTCTTATTTTGAACTATTCGCCTCCACAGTAAATGCTGTTGGTAAGTGCTTATTGCTTAGTgcactattttttattaagtaagttTTTGATCACCTAAAGGATGAGAAGACATCCAGTTTTTGTTTGATAATGTAAGTGAACGTATCATTCCAGTTAAAAATGGAAGACACTGTCAATGTTAACATCGGGGGCTTGTGGCATTTAGGTCGCTTTTGACGTTTCTGACAGACTAGTGATGTGTACGAGTTCTGTACGAGTCGAGCAGAGGAATCACTTAAAAGGTACATGAAAATTCGTGATAGACAATTAAGATTTTTCTTAATGTTTAGAAGTTATCCTGCGTCTTCTATCCGCTTGGGTGGTCAAAATCCGCTTGGTGTAAGAAAGTAATATTTCGACTTCGACTGACGTGATGGCGTGATGGGTATAACAAGCATTCTTCTGTAATGTTTCAGCGTTATTGGTGTTCTCTTTCATTTCAACTTCAAAATTCTAAGATTCGCAACGACCGCGACACGTCTCGTAATAATTACTGAATCAATGACAATGTCGTACAATTGTCATTGATGTTTTTTAAATAGCGATCATACCGATAGGTATGTTAAAACAATGTACGTAagtattaatttgttattttatcgtACCAGAGTAGACACTTGAAAAATGTGTCTCATCACTAGTGCTACCTAAATGCCACAAGTCACCGATGTatgtttataattaacatgtataatacctaatattgtcttcggttaccgcgatagttactcatgaaataaaactatgaaaacggattatatcgcgtatattgaatttataatacatcgattttttatcgatttatatctttacttgaaaataattgtagtgtataagtataactagccttatgaaccgcttttgcatgtacaaccagccttaaagtttatagtctatgattgttcattattttagtatgtgggtatttttgcactttgtaatttttcctcagtcacctgttgaccacgaacgctgtaaagggttcgaaacgtcgggatgtattataaatttaatatacgcgatataatccgttttcatagttttatttcatgtataatACCTACTAGACCATTAGATCTTACCATAATGTGGTACTTCTAAACTGAATACTTTGCACTAGTTTAATACTAGAATATTAAAGCTCTATTTGTTAAAGTTTTAACAGTAATGTTTTACTAGTTAGTTAtactttactgttttttttttgtaacatcaAATTTAGCAACTTGTAGTAAGTAAATTTCTATATAACTAAGTTTCTTTGTTACTCTGTctctaatttttataaatatatttattatatactttaaaaaaatattgtttgtgTATAAATTTCCCAATCCATTTTTATAATGGTCTCAATATTGATCCCTTTGTTTTTAAACTGTGAcaaggtatatttattttgcatcaCCCTGGGTTATAAAAGATGTTTTCAAGTCCGAAATCCCACAGTCATTGAAAACCAGGTTCTACAACCTACAACCAATGCGTCCTCCCAGTAATGACCTACGCATGCGAGACATGGACGTTGACCGCCGGAAGAATCCGCCAGCTAAAGAACCGCTGCATTCAGAACAACATGGAAATCAATGAAAGAGGCAtatgttcagcagtggacgCAAATATGCTGAGAAGAGAAGATAGTATAATTTCAACATTTCCGACTAGGTATTACTTATAGTATAGTACCTTTTTTGGGAAAGCATTTTTcatattcaaaatttaaagaaagGAAACGCGCATTTTAAGTAAGTAGATACTtcaagagctattctgaacactattgcaaatagacgcgggaaaatgattggacacttaatacgacaagACTACTTCTTTAAATCTATcttggaggggcggataggaaggaagcggggtagaggaaaaccaaGACGCAACTTTTTAGATCAAgttaaagaaaaagtaggggtcgtgtcgtatcaaaaagtcaaagagctggcgcaggatagggaaagctggaagatactccactgacaagagaataactcttaagttaatgatgatgatgagatactTCATACTTGTTGTCTTTATAGATTTGGGCTGGCAACCTCTAtctatgtaagtttgtaaacaAAGAAGTATCCACTTCAAAATTTACTTACAATTCTTAAACTGCCTGCAATTCAGAAAGTTTGACGAATTCAAATAACAAATTCAAACATAAATGTAACAGATCTATAGTCGCAGTTACCATGTCCAAACAGGTTATGGGCCCAGCAcgcttacatataaaataagtaatcaATAACTTACATTGTGGATACTGATGAGGCGACGAACTTTGTTGCGGATAGTGAGTTCCCACAAAATCCCTCTGATAATACCCTTCGGGCCTCTCCTTAGCGTCCAGGAACGCCTTGGCGAAAGGATTGTATTTGATCTTCAGTGACGTCACTTCCTCGTTCTGGTACGCAGTGACCGCGATGAACTGGGTTTCGGGGAAGGGGTAGGTCATGATGCGACGGAGGTCCGTGCCCACTTTCACGAGATGGACTCTTGGTTCGTATTTGTGAAGAGAGTTCAGCATGatctaaaaacaatatttttttttatgaatgtagGCAAACGATATTGATTTATCTATAAGAATTAAACATATTCTGATTGAATACTATGTGCTTACACTGATGTCAATCAATCTGAAGAAGGAATGATAGGTAGTAACTaacattgtcttcggttaccgcgatagttactcatgaaataaaactatggaaacggattatatcgcgtataataaatttataatacatcccgtttcgaaccctttacagcgttcgtggtcaacgggtgaccacgttTCAGGTAGTAACTAACATAAGGAAATTATCGCGATTGTGTCTACCTATTCTCTCGTCACAGCGGTTGTTGAACTATAACTTGTTCctgttataaaatattatagtttcATAATGTCGGGACATtctacattttgatttgttgttTGCTTAAGTCTGCAAGTGAAGCATTTACGAGTATGTACAACCGTTCTGTTACTCAAACAGCAATTGACTCTTCAGGCCCCGCGAGGAAACAAGCTATTGTTTATTACACTGCACCACGGACAGGAATAAAACGGCATATTCATCATGTTCCTACAGTCATTTGTGGGAATATCTTGTAAAACAAAGCATCATAAATTTCTGAAAGTACGAGTATGTTGTTTGCTGAGTTATTAAGAGCGtcttatatgtattattattgtcaCACGCTGCATAAAATAGTactgcaggtgactgtactctCGCCTTTGAGCGAGCGGTCTCTGTGAAATTGCCTTTTTCATTGCCCTAAGTGTCTAATGTTATGGATATAGTTATTTAAAATGCATGAGTTTCTAATTTCTTAAGTAAATAcggggtgaaattttaaccaccagccatactctgcgtagtgactttataggtcatactgaacaacttttattatgggagtTATGGGACCAAAGACGaactcgcgaaaaaaaaatttggctatcccatagaaatcagcggcatcatCATCAGCTGTATAGTATAGTGTGTGGCAAATCCATCTATTACTTTATATGGCAGAAATGAATGTCATCAAATCTAACTCTTATTATTTTCTTGCTAGTTAAAacattaaatacaaatataaaaaaaatgtgttcttTGCAAAATAAATAGGCAAGAAAACAGAAGAAATTGAGTGAAGGCAAGACACCTCATATCCTAAGGTAACTGTTCGGTTATTTCTGAACTTAAATGTTCACACTAAATCAGTTATAAATTGAAAACCGTTAACAACCATTCGCTAGCATTAACGAACAATTGTTACTTTACACGTTTCAAATCTCGCACAcacttaacaataaaatcataatCGGGTAATTAATACGCCATTAATTTTTGCAGAAGTCGTCTAATCTAACACGAATGGGACTAGTAAATATAACATCGAgacaataattattacaaatgaTAGTGCGTACGCCGCTAAACAGTTGGTAAAGCTACAAATTTCACACCGAGACGCCAACATATGGATCTGGATGTATCTCATGTTTGTTTTCATGTTCATTCGCGCCATATCGCGTGAGAACTGGACTGTTGTTTCCGACAATCCTTTTCGAACACATCTTTTCATACAAACCAATATAACTGTGATCTTCAGGGCCGTATCAACTGTTTTACCGGAGATGAGAGTTACACTGGTTTCTCTGAACAAATACGATCGTATGTGATGGAAACCCTGGTCAGTAGCGAGCAACTGTAGCAGTAACACCTCCATACCACCTGCTTTGCTTTCTATTAACGCAGATTAGTATTCTGTCAATAATGCCTTTTGGGAATATCGATGGTAACGGGAATCTATTAATATGGAGCAGTTTGATACATATGCAGGTGAGAAGCGAGCTACATTTCGCAGGATGAATAATGTGTTGAAAGTTGAAACAGTTCTACATACAATTCGTCGTCATACATAAGGCATGGAAATTGTTCCAACAAAAGCCGAATACGAGTAACTCTTATATTACCCCTAAGAGTCTTAAGTACATTTAGGAATGTGTCTGCTGGCTAGTTTTCAACCCCTCTAAGAACAACTTTATGATGTGACATCACGCGACACAAATTATGTCCTTCATTATGTGCTTAAAATGCTGagctaatttaaaaattaagtaaatacctaagtataataaAACCTCGTATCCTTAAGTATTTTGCATAGAGATCGTCAAAATGATAAGACATATGCAGAAACCTCCACGCCTACAAAATATAGCGagttatagaaaaataaaaaagtctcAAGTGAATCTCATAGCTACCAAAATGTACTTACTGTACGTAACGTACGTTTACTTGCAGGTTTACATAATACACACCTGTCCATT contains these protein-coding regions:
- the LOC134742969 gene encoding uncharacterized protein LOC134742969 isoform X2, which encodes MNMVNRFMQADSSNLPEVNTLMILEYVTSSNKHSIDEIRDVKRLAASDEHYVIDAVGFVQLKNNGTECLVKAKVASEEEGEVKYYTVSVHVNENTITDSSCDCHPELAGCKHTFLFLFWLKNKSSIPERASVQCFWHKPLLGTNCSLLAKDIFKFKSKRSAVEPQPRNPDVLKNFIEECKKRNITNSLILNYSPPQ
- the LOC134742969 gene encoding uncharacterized protein LOC134742969 isoform X1, yielding MNMVNRFMQADSSNLPEVNTLMILEYVTSSNKHSIDEIRDVKRLAASDEHYVIDAVGFVQLKNNGTECLVKAKVASEEEGEVKYYTVSVHVNENTITDSSCDCHPELAGGCKHTFLFLFWLKNKSSIPERASVQCFWHKPLLGTNCSLLAKDIFKFKSKRSAVEPQPRNPDVLKNFIEECKKRNITNSLILNYSPPQ
- the LOC134742983 gene encoding T-related protein, producing the protein MAASHILSAVEPTVGGGNARGGREREVSVALDDRELWVRFQTLTNEMIVTKNGRRMFPVVKVSASGLDPTAMYTVLLEFVQVDSHRWKYVNGEWVPGGKAEVPPSNAIYIHPESPNFGAHWMKEPISFAKVKLTNKTNGNGQIMLNSLHKYEPRVHLVKVGTDLRRIMTYPFPETQFIAVTAYQNEEVTSLKIKYNPFAKAFLDAKERPEGYYQRDFVGTHYPQQSSSPHQYPQFSGWFVASQSLYGGSNAASRRPAPYPPRPPSRPRTLSPPSTYSSSERTPSSNTASYTWSGSGYWPAQGSPPPPPSSPYRTPPYPAPLEYQPPATQPQPLYPLQYETPAQHSPYYQHAYAPYAHHPIEDISYWPNSLNSYGYQPSEYVGTGDVAYNSENMSFGPTGPPLEAAPVTEGRGTSPGPEHGDREYKYNTEERHSPCEAPTLSPRPPTQ